The segment TCCTCCAATTCTTGGATCTATAACATTTAACAAAAGAGCTAATTTCATTTCTTCTTGACCAATTACAGCAGTAAAAGGAAAAACTCTTCTTTTCTTTGTTCTATTCACAGCTTTAGTTTTACTTTATTTTCGAATGATCAATAGATGATACTTCAGAAAATGTTTTTAGTAAATATCCAAATTAAATTGAACGTTTTGACTATATTTGAGCTTATTTATATACAAATTTATTTCTTAATCTAATTTAATTTTTTAGAGTTTATTTTTTACCCTAAAATCTGACGTTTAGAATATGTTTAAAACTACAATCTTAAAGAAAGGTTTAACAAAAAATATCAACTTTTCATCAATTTTTACTTAACTTTATAAATTTACTTGCCTTTTGAATTATTTAAAAACCAGTTAATTTGGTGAACGATTCCTCTCAAGACATTAATATCATGACTTGATGTCTTCGCTTTTAATAAAAATTTTTTAAATTTACTGATTTTTGAATTAGCTGTATGTTCCAAAAGATATCCAGTTTTAATAAGCATTTCTTCTATTTCTTTAAAAGATTCATAAATTTGTTTTGATGACGCAAGGTCTAAAACTTGTAAATCTTTCTTATCATTATTTTTTGAAGATTTATTTAATTCATACAAGATTATTGAAACTGCATGAGAGAGGTTTAAAGAAGGATAGTTTTGAGAAGTTTTAATATTAAGAATCTTATGTGCAAAAAGTAATTCATTATTACTTAATCCTCTATCCTCTCTTCCAAATAAAATACCTAAATTATTAATCTCAACAAAAGATGAAATCCATTTTGATATGTCCTCAGGAGATTCACATTCAATATCATTACTTAAATCAATCCTTCCAAACGTGGCAATGACCAAATCACAATCAAAAATTGCTTGCTCAATGCTATTAAAAATTTTACAATTATCAATATATCTATATCCTTTAAGAGCCATTTTTTTTGCTTCTAAGGAAAAAATATCACATTTTGGAGAAACAATCCTTAATTCATTAACATCAAAATTAGAACATAATCTTGCGATACTTCCAACATTTAAAGGTCCATTTGGTTCGACCAATACAACGTTCAAGTTAAGTCTTTTTTTCTTCAAATTTATTACAAGCTATGTAAATACGTTAATAAATTAGACATGTTTTGAGGATCAATTTCAAAACTTGGCATAGGAGGGGTAACTCCCTCAATAACTTGTTTTATGATTTCTGCATCATTTAAACGCATGGTTATTGATTGTAAATCTGGTCCAACTAATCCTCTAGCAGTAATACCATGGCATCCAACACAATTCATTTTAAAGAGAGTATCTCCTTCTTTAACAGAACCGTTGAGTTCAAGAGTTTTAAGAATATATGTATTATTTTCTTCATGATTAAAATAAAAGAAAGAGCCACTAATTAATAAAATCATACAAACAATAAAAACCCGTTTCCAGATTTTTGTTTTCAAAGTTTTTTCTGCTGCAGATGATGAAGATGTTGTCACAAAAAAATGTCTCTGTGTCACAATTGTGAATGAGAAATGAAAAAAATGCCAGCAAATGATTGAACCTCTTTTATGTGGAATAGTTTTAGGATTAGTTCCAATAACCCTTCTAGGATTATTTGTTAGCGCGTGGAATCAATATAGGAGAGGATCAGGAATGTTAGATATGGATTAAAAAAGTCAATTTTGATTGACCATAAGTCCTAACATCATAAATATTCCAGAGAATATTCGTCTTAATATCCA is part of the Prochlorococcus marinus subsp. pastoris str. CCMP1986 genome and harbors:
- a CDS encoding c-type cytochrome, producing MTTSSSSAAEKTLKTKIWKRVFIVCMILLISGSFFYFNHEENNTYILKTLELNGSVKEGDTLFKMNCVGCHGITARGLVGPDLQSITMRLNDAEIIKQVIEGVTPPMPSFEIDPQNMSNLLTYLHSL
- the petG gene encoding cytochrome b6-f complex subunit V, whose amino-acid sequence is MIEPLLCGIVLGLVPITLLGLFVSAWNQYRRGSGMLDMD
- a CDS encoding RNA methyltransferase, encoding MNLKKKRLNLNVVLVEPNGPLNVGSIARLCSNFDVNELRIVSPKCDIFSLEAKKMALKGYRYIDNCKIFNSIEQAIFDCDLVIATFGRIDLSNDIECESPEDISKWISSFVEINNLGILFGREDRGLSNNELLFAHKILNIKTSQNYPSLNLSHAVSIILYELNKSSKNNDKKDLQVLDLASSKQIYESFKEIEEMLIKTGYLLEHTANSKISKFKKFLLKAKTSSHDINVLRGIVHQINWFLNNSKGK